From Anastrepha obliqua isolate idAnaObli1 chromosome 3, idAnaObli1_1.0, whole genome shotgun sequence:
CGGCAAAAGTTGCACGAAATCAAGAGTCTTCGATTCACGCAGAGctgagaaaacaacaacaagcacagcGACAAAGGATTTTGAGAGCaactgaaacgccttttcaagcACAAGTTCGCTCAGAAAGACAAGCTGAACTACAGGCAGCTAGAAGAGCAATAGAAACCCCAGAGCAATCGCAGGTGAGAAGAATTCATAATGCAGAAATGAAGAGCACTTTATAAGTGAGGATTGGTCTGTATTTAATGGTACTGGATTTCAATATGATCCTTCAATTGAATATCATAATCATCCTTTAATTGTTATTGACACAATGGATAAAAAATGTcagtattttttaatgtttttccggaattgcaacaaaatttgagtTGTGATCAGTGGTTGTGCGCAAGAGCAATATTAACGCCATAAAATGAAGTAGTTTCTAGGATCAACACTGACATTTTAAAAGAGGTGCAAGGAGAAATGAAAGAATATTTGTCAATGGATACAATTATGGATACGGAACTAAGTACTTCATATCCtatggaatttttaaactcacttAAACTGTCGGGTGTACCgtcacataaaattcaattaaaattgaatgtacCAGTGATACTTATGCGAAATCTAAATGCTCCTCTGCTATGTAATAGAGCAAGACTTCGGATAACAAAATTGGGGCAAAACATACTTGGTGCTACTATTTTAACAGGTATGGGTAAGGGAAAAAGTGTTATCATACCTTGCATTCCAATTATTCCCACTGACCTTCCATTCCAATTCAAAAGGGTTCAGTTTCCCGTCAAGCTTAGCTTTGCTGTTaccataaacaaagcacaagggcaGACATTGCAGGTAGCGGGAGTGCATTTAGAAAAGCCATGCTTCTCTCACGGTCAACTATATGTAGCATGTTCGCGAGTGTCTAATGCCCGGAGTTTACACATATTTGCAAAAGACGGAAAAACGTATAATATAGTCTACAAAAATATCCTAGATTAATACTCTCCATTAtatctttttgaattataagaatttaaaataatttatttttgttacagtgaaatatatttcaacatttgttgttttaattaaataaagcatattttaagtttttgaaactgattgtatgtagtaatttttaaatactaaatcacATTGATTCAGTCCTATTGAAATGTAATgatctttgatatttatttaagggcTTCAACGCGAGCGAAGCCACGGGTAACagctagtaaataataaaacactcaaaattgaatttaacaGCTCGGCTAAATTAAATTCATGtcttttcgttatttttttggttttttttttgcgttgctCCCTCATTTCGATATTTAATTTCACAATGATGCCACTCTCTATCGGTTTGAGTAATTATCAGAGgacaggttgttgttgttgttgttgtagcaggttTGTAGTGTTAGTTAACACAAGTTTGTGAATAGTGCAATCGATAGTGCAAACGACAAATACTGTggacaaaaataacaattatcTAATCGTTATTAGTTAGTAAATCGCACTAAAGGTTATTGCTATTGTTTCCcctaagggggcgtccataaattacgtgagatgtttaaggggggagggggtcgagtcaaatctcatctaatcttacgttggagagaggggggtctcagcaaatatcacgcaattttttttctgattgaaacaaaaaaaattatactattttggtccattatccagattgtacatgcttaagatttaatcttaagcgtaatcgtagtatgattaagatcattcactaattcgttcgaaagaaaataatttcattcatacttcgacgttatatgtacattactactgtcaaaccaccatatttgttttacaccaaatagctcaatttaatctgaatttacagtacagtgtagcccgtcgtttgttttcgcgccactatcagccgaacgcgcgactcaatgaacaagagcgtacgagctgagtggcagcgacacacggacaggttccaaccttctttgtttattcttgtaaatgttttactcgactcagttcatgctcttactaatttaaaatgagttatcaagatttttataacgcatacgtcaaaagatacgtctataaggcgaagaagtcctgccacgacgatgtgataaaattatggaatactgcgaagcaaaaattcccgaagaaagaagagttaatacatcacattaaacatgagattgaacggcttctcagggaatccactgagagaaaagttcggtctactttagcattccttcaaaaggtaggttaaatatatatttttttaagaaaatactttttttttatataaagtttattgttacaattaatagcataaaaaaaaaaaatcaaacagtgaacttcttgataaaatatgctaaaatcataactacaaaatattagcgcggtcatttccttcactgttttcacataattcaaaatcagcttcttgtgatcAAGCGATGATGTGGATGAAGCTATGTCGAACATTTCACCATCTAACGTGCGTCCCACTCCAGCAcaagatactatgaagaaacagattgctaagctgcatatggagcttgacctaagtgctgcagcgcacgccggagtgatctgcatataattcttcacgaccgttttctgccacctccataccccatcactcaggttgatagacgtttgacaatttcggactttaaagaacatgacggaaagtcattcgctccatttcgaatacgcctaccgattcaaccgctgagtgccttcatcagcacgccttatgatctctattgcccaagtatacgtgataatttagagaaaagatgctgcagtacatgcggtatttacttcgcatctatcacaagagctgcagagcacaggcgagtagctcacattgcaccagctaagcaagcgcgtatgtaccgcaaagtgcgaccctcacggattgtcacaagacgagctaatgagttactgtgcgcaagcgtcaacggcttagagtggctagatcagaacgaagttgaaggagcagatgattttactgaaaatcatatggactTGTTGGTCCCAATCGTCTCTCtggaaaccgcgcatgattctccatggactgaattagagtagatattctttttttaatcgcagtagttacgatttcagtcttctattgttaaatttttattacacttataactttcagcaatattgattactagtcttaaatagtcgtaaataaaagcacgaagcaatttttttttctttttacaataacaatccaacccgtttacataagaaacccacattttgaaaaatctcacgtgagattgggggatgggggagggggttgaataaaatctcacgacatctcaccattcagaaaattaaaaaaaaacacctcacgtaatttatggacgccctcTAACTTAAGATTAATACTGAAATAACAGTCAGAAGCATACACCTGCCTGTTTGAGGATCGTTTCATCTGATGCAAtagcatttatttatatactttgCCTTTGAGTCCATAAACACAGTATAAATGAATGAATCAAGAAGAGTGCAACAGACTTTCTTTACCATATCCGGAAtatcgaaaataaatttattatgaataaaattagCGGCATACTCGGTAATTCCTCAATACGAAATACACCGAAAATCCCAATTCACGCCAGCTGCGCAACACTGCTTGAGAAAGGTAGAAAATGCATAGCAAGACAAAAATGACAATCAACTGTCAACAGCTGACGAAAGGCAAGGAAAGGCATCATATATTTCTTAGTGATAAGATTAAAAACAAGTCAAAAGAATTTCTCTTTTCAATTAAAGTTGTTTGTCCTGAAGCATGCTAGCGGACGTAGACGTATTCATATCCAACTACACACTAGTAGATCCAGAAATATACCAATTATGGATAGAGGGCTTTTCCtgtaagttatatatatacatatcaatATAAAAAGTTGTATGCGCTaatcatcaaatattttcaactcTTCACATTGTAGCGAGCGAGGCCGTTTGTTACTTAAAGCAGAAGGGATTTGGTAGCATGTTTGGTGCACCAATTGATCTCATCGCTTCCGATGTGCTCGATCATTATCGCACCTATTCTCTCATAGAGCGATTGCTGCATGCACCGACAAAATTGTTGGAGCAATCTTGCTTTCAGTTGGAGCCACAAACGCGtgatttaattattgaaaagtaaagtaaaatttaagcaaaaatattcgCAACTGATTAACTGTCTTTGCAGGTATTACTCCATAGATGACGCAGTTGCGCGTGAAATTTTGGGAAAGAAATTGTCATCGCGCTATAGGAAAGACCTCGATGAAGTGTCGGAAAAGACTTGCGTCAAACTAAAGTCATGCAGGTTTGCGCCAATTGTATGTTTTTTCGAAGCAtaaaattcttatatttttcgtttttattttatttttttcgcaggCGTCAATTTGATAATGTTAAACGCATTTTTAAGGCGGTGGAAGAATTGCCTGGCAATATTACCAGTAATATTAAGCAATTATTTTCAGTTTCTGATGAATTGGCCAAGTTCGTAGAATGAGTCAACGAATAATTGTGTacaatttcagttttatttataattttgtagaaaatatgcttcaatagTCTTCCTTGCTTGCCTGCGTTTTGAGACTTCTAAAAAGAAGCTACAGTATTTAACTTTTTCCGATTTGTTTGCTTGCTCACAAGCCATTATGATATACTGGACCTACACCTATCAACACTCCGGACCTGAGTATTACGATACAGAAATGGACAAAGAGTTTCTGCTTGATTTGCGTGAGTTGCGTTGTTTGCTGGATaaggaaaaagaaatcaaaCAGTAAGTGCCACTCAATAATTAAATCAACTGACTACTTAGAATGGAacgatttattaatatttgaaattcttgtttttttacaGTCTTGTTTGCCTGCGTCTAAAGCCAGTGTTATTGGAACGCGCTTACTTCGAACTGGACACAAACTTTCGGTAGGTgctattgggaggttgaattagttttaaaggtgacacacagatggcgctatttatcactttatcgcgttggtaatactgaatatatattcatgacaaagcctcatccctaggctttgtttatcagtatctgtcatttcgctgaagtataaacaacgcagtgttttcgtgctccgagtatgtcaactttcgttccgtcgaaacgcaatttgcttttctgcttcaatttgaaaaaaaatacagcccaggcccgtgaattgctgcaggaggcctacccagaccatactccgtcgatttcaacatgtgagtactggtttcgacgattcaaaagtggtgattttcacaccgaagacaaggagcgtcttggccagcccaaaaagttcgaggacgcggaattgggggaattggtaaacgaggactcgtgccaaaccctagaagagcttgctgaatcattgggcgttgataaatcaaaatatataaatatctaaaagcgatgggaatgatccaaaagcaaggacattgggtcccgtacgagttgaagctgcgcgacgtcgaacggcgattttttatgtgcgaattgctgatcgagcgacaaaatcggaagggtttttttgcatcgggtggtgactggcgacgaaaaatggatccactacgataacccaaaacgcaaaaaatcatggggtttgcccggccacgcatcaacgtcaacggccaagcagaatattcacggcaagaaaatcatgctctgcatttggtggtatcaggtcggcgtcgtatattttgagctgcttcaaCCGGGCGAAataatcacgggggatcgttaccgactgcaattgatgcgtttaagccgggcattgaaagaaaaacggccggaaacggtaaaaaggcacgacaaggttattttgcaacatgacaacgctcggccgcatgttgctcaacctgtcaaaaaataccttggaacgcttggctgggaagtgttaccccacccgccgtatagtccagacatagctccctccgattatcatttgttccggcatatgagtctcgatttggcggaccagcggttctcctcgtacgaggctaccaaaatatgggttgagtcatggatagccaagcagcggccagaattttggagaaacggcatccggaaattgcctgaaagatgggcgaaagttgtagctagcgatggccaatacttcgaataaaatattttgtaccgttttttcacaataaagccccaaatcttcgaaaaaaacctttaaaactaattccacctcccaatagaatttattttcgttaaaaatacgCTGCTGACCTTTTGCACAATAAATCCATTGCAGCTCTTACTGGCGTGCATTTATCACTATAGCCTGCAATTTGCATCGTAATCGTGAGTTGCGGGACCTATTTTTGGACCTCTGTGAGAAATTGATAGAACCATGGCGGCAAAATGGTTGGAGCCGAGAGcaagttaataaatttttgtcggCCATAACGCAAAGTGTATTAGATTTGGAAATTTCGCGGTGAGTTAGAAACCATTGCAATGTCTTAAACATAAGGGGAAAACAACTAAATTATGGTGCAGCGTATTAGTTGCTAATAAGAGTAGGTGTCTCATTTGAAATGCGATTTTGTTTCTAATGCGATATGCTTTCAGAATTGTTACCTTGCTTTCTTGCTtgtgttttaacttttttcggaCAAGTTGGGTGCTTCCTAGTTCTACGCCTCCGgaatttttgttctttaaagATTTAAATCTCTACATTGTTATTAGGGGAAAAACcttgttatataatattttatatatttaatgttTCACACACTCAATTCAACTGAACAATTTGTACCGCCTTGCACAAACTTTGATTTCAAGCGAGCACAAACTGTGGTGCCGGAGTGACGGcatttcttaaggggttaggtgggtttcagaggttgaaaaaaagaagattttgactattttttttagtatataaaatcatatattttatttaagcaattcactgtatctaagatacatatataaacagtattttgtgaaatttttatttaaaaatttcaaaaactcagccgttggtacctcatcttccttgacgtctcaaaaaaaaatgctcttgccgtggacagcatagctcattattggttcatctaaaatcagaaaaccaaacggatttcgttagtacatggataaatctcgttgttgtacgaaggaaaaagaatcaaaatttgaatttatgacaggctttgaaccaaaaaacacattttttagtgaaattttcgacatacattggctaaaaaaaattgttgtaattaacaaatgttgaaattaaaaaaaatccttcgttcaataactagataatgttatttcaaagatttgtacaaaatttgaactaaatcgcttcataacttttcgagatatcgtgtccaccgacttaaaaaatggagttttgagataaacacgtatacgagcgaagcgctcaactgacgtggcctaatgggcggaacttctgaagggtctatctcttagaattttactcggattgacttaaaattttaggagagtattttaaacatactgtactatttaatgagacaaaaaaacaaaattcgattttttgaaattttcaaacccacctaaccccttaaacataGGTAATGAATGCTTCATGCTGTTACAACCACATTTGACAGATGCAAGCTTATAAAATGTAGTATATATTTATCCCTTCCGCCCACAGTGAAGCATAGGACCACAACAAAACTCTTAAATCTATGCTATTCAAtgacattcattttatttcgttCCAATTCAATTCACTTAATATTATTTCCTTCTCTAGTTGCTGTTTCCACGTGTGAGCTGGACGTCTCCTTCTGCCTGATAACTGTGGGTTCCATTCAATGGCTTGTCGCGTAATATCTTGTGCAGGTTTTCAAAGCGTTTGGCCGagccaatttcatttccttttcatAATGCTTGTTTTGATGCACGTCATTGACCACCTTATCTTTAGGTAACGATTGGAAAGGCATGCATTATATTAGCCGTGGTGCAGCATGAATATTCTTAATTTAGTGTCACGCGACAGGAATGAGAAGCTCCAGACGTCTTTAAATTGCCGCGTCATATTTATTCTGTTTTTCCTCTCTTCGGCGCAACCGCCAGAGGTCGAAATAATGCATCCTAGATAGCAGAAACTTTGGACCTTCTCTATAGGTGTTAAGTTTAGTATTGGCTCGGCTTTTTGGAATTTTCCTTAATTTCGCCTGTAAGGTGCCcgtctggcggccgccgtagccgaatgggttggtgcgtgatcaccattcggaattcactgagaggtcgttggttcgaatctttaataaaaaacatttttctaatagcggtcgcccctcggcaggcaatggcaaacctccgagtgtatttctgccatgaaaaagctcctcataaaaatatctgccgttcggagtcggcttgaaactgtaggtccctccatttgtggaacaacatcaagacgcacaccacaaataggaggaggagctcggtcaaacacctaacagaagtgtacgcaccaattatttattttttatttttaaggtgCCCGTCTAACCAGGAGCGTTCGATGATGGGTTGAACGAGCTTAGCGCTTGTAATAATGTCTGCCTTTACTGGTTCTGGTGCGATTTTAATATTGCCAGGCGCCTTATTGGCTTTCAGTGctacaattacatattttatttcttgtatgGAGGAGCGTTGTGCCCGGACGTTATCGTTTTCTGCGTGTCTATCGCAATTGCATTGTAAATTACTGCTTTTACATTAATTAAGGTGACGAGCGATCCACTCTCGTCTTGCTTTTGCTTGCAAGAAGTTGACGTGCGGTCCGATAGCTGCTTCACTGTTATATAAAGGTACCTACTTCGGTGGGTCTCACTAGCGACCTGAGCTTCTTTAGCAATGTTTcgattcgttttttgttttatctcaACGCGCTCTTCTTTTAACCATGCGATTTAGGAAGTTAGCCTTTCTCTGTGAAACCAGCTTCTACTTCTCGGTGTATTGATTATAGCTTTGGCAGCTTTCCTTTGTTGAATAAGACTCCATGTTTCGTCTGATATTCCTTATTTTCCGTTGGTTTTAATGTAACCAATGTAGTTGGTTGTTAGCCACAGTtatgaatatgtttttaatatcGGATCAATGATTACGCGACTCAGCAAGATGGCTCCTTTCAGCTGATTTCAGAGCATCAGTGTATAAAATGTAATGccaataagaaaattttcgtAATGGCAATAAGAAATTAATCACTATTGGTGCATGATctcttaataatttaatttaattatattttataatatataaattattgttAATCAGATTTTTCACTTATTCTTTCTCAAACATTAAATTCGACACTTTTTTCGCAGTGACCAAGAGACACGCTGCCTTTGGGATCGTTATATGCAAGTCATAAGCATTTGTTTGGACAGGATGTATCATATTTAATTAAACCACTAAGCATGGATTTCGTGTTATTTAAAAAGTTCGTTTTCTATATctgtaaaatttagtaaaaagttcgtatgtaataaaaaactcaaagtacatacatatatacgtaaatTGAGATACAAAAGTGCAATGTAcggtatttaaaacaaaactaaagcaccgcataatttttataaattttgcatttcatttttttttttaacttttgtagAAAGAAATGTAATACATATACAAAGTTCCATTAGTTTTGTAGAAATGtgaatttgtttcaaaatttatcaaatacgTATCGAATCATGTTCAAGGCTTTCGAACGCTGGGATATGTGTCACTTAATCGTATCCAACGTAAGCAGTAGCGCAAAGTTGATTAATGTTTTGGAACAATTTtttactcaataaaaaaatgattgtgagtgatgaaaatctttattttgacttttacgcgctccattgcttgtctgcttgtatACTGTCTAGttcaaaagtgtcaaatatatatttgacaTATAACgccttttgtaaaaaattattaattttccggtagggtgattaattttgcgcagcCTTGTTTTTTGCATCTGACGTGGATCTCTTCATACACTTAACTTTAAACTGATTCATTCATCCAGGATGCTCTTTTTCTCCCACGTCAAAACCGATCGtaagcattaaatttatttgaaaaatatttgcgttCGCATATGCAGTGACTAGCAATAGATCCGGAAAAATTTATCTGCCCGTTCACATATGCCAGATTAGCTACAAagttgacaatcagctgtcaaaactgttttaaaaagtttttttaatataaattggtTCGGTGGAGTAGTTTATTGTTTAATTATTGTTGAcgatgcggccgccgtagccgaatgggttggtgattaccattcggaattcacagagaaaacgtcggttcgaatctcggtaaaacaccaaaattaagaaaaatctttttctaatagcggtcgccccgcggcagtcaatggcaaacctccgagtgtatttctgccgcgaaaaagctcctcataaaaatatctgctgttcgg
This genomic window contains:
- the LOC129240897 gene encoding acidic fibroblast growth factor intracellular-binding protein, which gives rise to MLADVDVFISNYTLVDPEIYQLWIEGFSSSEAVCYLKQKGFGSMFGAPIDLIASDVLDHYRTYSLIERLLHAPTKLLEQSCFQLEPQTRDLIIEKYYSIDDAVAREILGKKLSSRYRKDLDEVSEKTCVKLKSCRRQFDNVKRIFKAVEELPGNITSNIKQLFSVSDELAKKYASIVFLACLRFETSKKKLQYLTFSDLFACSQAIMIYWTYTYQHSGPEYYDTEMDKEFLLDLRELRCLLDKEKEIKHLVCLRLKPVLLERAYFELDTNFRSYWRAFITIACNLHRNRELRDLFLDLCEKLIEPWRQNGWSREQVNKFLSAITQSVLDLEISRDQETRCLWDRYMQVISICLDRMYHI